A DNA window from Massilia putida contains the following coding sequences:
- a CDS encoding NUDIX domain-containing protein, which produces MSSDTVRIVREEILSDHYLPLKNVTYAQRRHDGDLQVQSREVYDNADGAAVLLYNRAHRSVVLTRQFRIGARLAGHDGFLLEAAAGMLDGADPATRALAEAREETGYDLERVQSALQLYASPASTTERLHLFIAEYERERRLGDGGGKPEEGEDIEVVELDFDDALAMIETGDIVDAKTVLLLMHLERKVLGRHGEAS; this is translated from the coding sequence ATGTCCAGCGACACCGTGCGCATCGTTCGCGAGGAAATCCTCTCGGACCATTATCTGCCCCTGAAAAACGTCACCTATGCGCAGCGCCGCCACGACGGCGACCTGCAAGTCCAGTCGCGCGAGGTCTACGACAACGCGGACGGCGCCGCCGTGCTGCTGTACAACCGCGCCCACCGCTCCGTCGTGCTGACACGCCAGTTCCGCATCGGCGCGCGGCTCGCCGGCCACGATGGCTTCCTGCTCGAAGCGGCGGCCGGCATGCTGGACGGCGCCGATCCCGCCACGCGCGCACTGGCCGAGGCGCGCGAAGAGACCGGCTACGACCTCGAGCGCGTGCAGAGCGCGCTGCAGCTCTACGCCAGTCCGGCCTCGACCACGGAACGCCTCCACCTGTTCATCGCGGAATACGAGCGCGAGCGCCGCCTGGGCGATGGCGGCGGCAAGCCCGAGGAAGGCGAAGACATCGAGGTGGTGGAACTGGATTTCGACGACGCCCTCGCCATGATCGAGACGGGCGACATCGTCGACGCCAAGACCGTCCTGCTGCTGATGCACCTGGAACGCAAGGTGCTGGGGCGGCACGGCGAGGCGTCGTGA
- a CDS encoding OmpA family protein produces MKTTLIRSTLCATAFAVAATGCADMNQTQRGTATGAGIGAGLGAILGASTGGGGSGRATRGAILGAAAGAVAGNVWSRHMEQQRQAMEQATRGTGVQVSQTADNRLKLDIPSDVSFDTNRSDIKPNFRPILDRFAQTLNENPATNVTIIGHTDNTGGDAINQPLSLDRAAHTRDYLTARGVNPARITVEGRAAREPVASNDDPAGRARNRRVEIYVSEPAQQG; encoded by the coding sequence ATGAAAACCACCCTGATCCGTTCGACCCTGTGCGCCACCGCCTTCGCCGTGGCCGCTACCGGCTGCGCCGACATGAACCAGACCCAGCGGGGCACCGCCACCGGCGCCGGCATCGGTGCCGGCCTGGGCGCGATCCTCGGCGCCTCGACGGGCGGCGGCGGTTCCGGCCGGGCCACGCGCGGCGCGATCCTGGGCGCGGCAGCGGGCGCCGTCGCCGGCAACGTCTGGTCGCGCCACATGGAACAGCAGCGCCAGGCGATGGAACAGGCGACGCGCGGCACGGGCGTGCAGGTCTCGCAGACGGCCGACAACCGCCTCAAGCTCGATATCCCGAGCGACGTCTCGTTCGACACGAACCGCTCCGACATCAAGCCGAACTTCCGCCCGATCCTCGACCGCTTCGCCCAGACGCTGAACGAGAATCCGGCCACCAACGTGACCATCATCGGCCACACGGACAACACGGGCGGGGATGCGATCAACCAGCCGCTGTCGCTGGACCGCGCCGCCCACACGCGCGACTACCTGACGGCGCGCGGCGTGAATCCGGCCCGCATCACGGTCGAAGGCCGCGCCGCGCGCGAGCCGGTCGCTTCCAACGACGACCCGGCCGGCCGCGCGCGCAACCGCCGCGTCGAGATCTACGTCAGCGAACCCGCGCAGCAGGGCTGA
- a CDS encoding RidA family protein, producing MLERVITQPDPYEPYLLSQGIRFGDLLFISGQAGAGDDGRIVDGGFLAQGEQAFSNLRRALEAGGSSLRDVIKVTIFVTDMGYFQDVVALRRRFFSAPYPADTIAEIKALYDPRALIEIEAIAAVRQPGAGDA from the coding sequence ATGCTTGAGCGCGTCATCACCCAGCCCGACCCGTATGAACCCTATCTGCTGTCGCAGGGCATCCGGTTCGGCGACCTGCTGTTCATCTCCGGCCAGGCCGGTGCCGGCGACGACGGGCGTATCGTCGACGGCGGCTTTCTTGCGCAGGGCGAACAGGCATTTTCCAACCTGCGGCGCGCGCTGGAAGCGGGCGGGTCGAGCTTGCGCGACGTCATCAAGGTCACCATTTTCGTGACCGACATGGGATATTTCCAGGACGTCGTCGCGCTGCGCAGGAGATTTTTCTCGGCACCTTATCCGGCCGATACGATCGCCGAGATCAAGGCACTCTACGACCCGCGGGCGCTCATCGAGATCGAGGCGATCGCGGCCGTACGCCAGCCGGGAGCCGGCGATGCGTGA
- a CDS encoding branched-chain amino acid aminotransferase — MYLTYYNGQWAEGNTPLFGAMDHSVWLGSSVFDGARALRGHLPDLRPHLERVIASAEKVGLTCPLSVDEMEALVRDGVARFPADAELYIRPLVFASEGFLIPTPEAAAFALTLFDAPLPPFAGFSACLSPLRRPEPTMAPTDAKASALYANTARALRDAKARGYDNAVLLDAAGNVAEFATSNLFVVTHDGEVVTPALNGTFLAGITRARVIALLAGAGVNVTERTVKPEELDTAREIFSTGNYGKVTPCTRYESRELPAGPVARQARELYLAYTETT, encoded by the coding sequence ATGTACCTGACTTACTACAACGGACAATGGGCCGAAGGGAATACGCCGCTGTTCGGCGCGATGGACCACAGCGTGTGGCTGGGTTCGTCCGTTTTCGACGGCGCCCGTGCGTTGCGCGGCCATCTGCCGGACCTGCGCCCGCACCTGGAGCGCGTGATCGCGTCTGCCGAGAAAGTGGGCCTCACCTGCCCGCTGAGCGTGGACGAGATGGAAGCGCTGGTGCGCGACGGCGTCGCGCGTTTTCCCGCCGATGCCGAGCTGTACATCCGCCCGCTCGTGTTCGCGTCCGAAGGATTCCTCATCCCGACGCCGGAAGCGGCCGCCTTCGCGCTGACGCTGTTCGATGCGCCGCTGCCGCCGTTCGCGGGTTTCTCCGCCTGCCTGTCGCCGCTGCGCCGCCCGGAACCGACGATGGCGCCGACGGATGCCAAGGCGTCCGCGCTGTACGCCAACACGGCGCGCGCGCTGCGCGACGCGAAGGCACGGGGCTACGACAACGCCGTCCTGCTGGATGCGGCCGGCAACGTGGCGGAGTTCGCGACGTCGAACCTGTTCGTGGTGACGCATGACGGCGAGGTCGTCACGCCGGCGCTGAACGGCACCTTCCTAGCCGGCATCACGCGCGCCCGCGTGATCGCGTTGCTGGCCGGGGCCGGCGTGAACGTCACGGAGCGCACGGTCAAGCCGGAAGAGCTGGACACGGCCCGCGAAATCTTCAGCACCGGCAACTACGGCAAGGTCACGCCGTGCACGCGCTACGAGTCACGCGAGCTGCCCGCGGGCCCGGTGGCACGGCAGGCGCGCGAGCTGTACCTCGCTTACACCGAAACCACTTAA
- a CDS encoding DUF3617 domain-containing protein — MNQTIARILLLACACSAATAALPAGAQTMKPGLWSLSNNVTSSDPQVAQAMSAVQQHMANMSPEQRQQMQKMMQQNGMQLDIGAGGALQTKLCMSREMAERKEFPVQQGDCKQTFTQQSSTRGRIAFTCTNPKVSGEGEVTADSDTSYRAHMKIKSEEQGRNQVVDMDVTGKWLSADCGNIRPIPVPRAK, encoded by the coding sequence ATGAACCAGACGATTGCCCGAATCTTGCTGCTGGCCTGCGCCTGCAGCGCCGCCACCGCCGCCCTCCCGGCCGGCGCCCAGACCATGAAACCCGGCCTGTGGTCGCTGTCGAACAACGTCACGTCGAGCGATCCGCAGGTTGCGCAGGCGATGTCCGCGGTGCAGCAGCACATGGCGAACATGTCGCCCGAGCAGCGCCAGCAGATGCAGAAGATGATGCAGCAAAACGGCATGCAGCTCGACATCGGCGCCGGCGGCGCCCTGCAGACCAAGCTGTGCATGTCGCGCGAAATGGCCGAACGCAAGGAATTCCCCGTCCAGCAGGGTGACTGCAAGCAGACCTTCACCCAGCAATCGTCCACCCGCGGCCGCATCGCGTTCACCTGCACGAACCCGAAAGTGAGCGGCGAAGGCGAGGTCACGGCGGACAGCGACACGAGCTACCGTGCCCACATGAAGATCAAGAGCGAAGAACAGGGGCGCAACCAGGTCGTGGACATGGATGTCACCGGCAAATGGCTGTCGGCCGACTGCGGCAACATCCGTCCGATCCCCGTCCCGCGAGCAAAATAG
- a CDS encoding metallophosphoesterase family protein, which produces MRTLVHLSDLHFGRVDPLLLDPLRELVHKLAPHVVVVSGDLTQRAKSEEFEEARAWLDTLPGPQIIVPGNHDISLYNVFRRFLLPLDRYKRYITDDLDPVYIDDEIAVLGVNTARSLTFKDGRVNREQVEKIRATLSGLSPDVTRVVVTHHPFDLPAGSEEDDLVDRAHMAMDVFAELGVDLLMAGHLHMSHAGNTQARYKISEYAALVVQAGTATSTRGRGEVNSFNVIRIEPPRIEVDRYGWDSVHNQFQLLATEKFLRSGNIWAEAVDGMMAAGI; this is translated from the coding sequence ATGCGTACACTCGTCCATCTGTCCGACCTGCATTTCGGCCGCGTCGATCCCTTGCTGCTCGATCCGCTGCGCGAACTGGTCCACAAGCTCGCGCCCCATGTCGTCGTCGTCTCGGGCGACCTGACCCAGCGCGCCAAGAGCGAGGAGTTCGAGGAAGCCCGCGCCTGGCTGGATACCTTGCCCGGCCCGCAGATCATCGTGCCGGGCAACCACGACATCTCGCTGTACAACGTGTTCCGCCGGTTCCTGCTGCCGCTCGACCGCTACAAGCGCTACATCACGGACGACCTCGATCCCGTCTACATCGACGACGAGATCGCCGTGCTGGGCGTGAACACGGCGCGCTCGCTCACGTTCAAGGACGGCCGCGTGAACCGGGAACAGGTGGAAAAGATCCGCGCGACCTTGTCGGGTCTCTCGCCCGACGTCACGCGCGTCGTCGTCACGCACCACCCGTTCGACCTGCCGGCGGGCTCGGAAGAGGACGACCTCGTCGACCGCGCGCACATGGCGATGGACGTGTTCGCGGAACTGGGCGTCGACCTGCTGATGGCCGGACACCTGCACATGAGCCACGCGGGCAATACGCAGGCGCGCTACAAGATCAGCGAGTACGCCGCGCTGGTCGTGCAGGCCGGCACGGCGACGTCGACGCGCGGGCGCGGGGAGGTGAACTCGTTCAACGTGATCCGCATCGAGCCGCCGCGCATCGAGGTCGACCGGTATGGCTGGGACAGCGTCCACAACCAGTTCCAGTTGCTCGCCACCGAAAAATTCCTGCGCAGCGGGAACATCTGGGCGGAGGCTGTGGACGGGATGATGGCGGCGGGGATTTGA
- a CDS encoding diacylglycerol/lipid kinase family protein, giving the protein MKPVTVIVNAGAGTGHDEAACDALRTRLADAGLDAELVRAEGGEPMIDAARRALEQGARLVAAGGGDGTINAVASVMVDSGVPFGVLPLGTLNHFAKDLGIPLDLDAAVRNLATGRPVKVDVGEVNGRIFLNNSSLGLYPDIVRDREKQQRRLGRGKWTAAAWAALAALRRYPFLSMRLDVNGERLARRTPFVFIGNNAYTMQGLSIGERARLDEGVLSLYVAQHPTRLGLLRFAIDALCGRLGEERNFDVLTAPAFDIDTHRKHLLVATDGEVTAMSPPLRYRMRPGALTVLVPPAENGNHHS; this is encoded by the coding sequence ATGAAGCCCGTGACCGTGATCGTCAACGCCGGCGCAGGCACCGGGCACGACGAGGCCGCGTGCGATGCGCTGCGAACGCGACTCGCCGACGCCGGGCTGGATGCCGAGCTCGTGCGGGCAGAAGGCGGCGAACCGATGATCGACGCCGCCAGGCGCGCATTGGAGCAGGGCGCGCGCCTCGTCGCGGCGGGCGGTGGCGACGGCACGATCAATGCCGTGGCCTCGGTGATGGTCGACAGCGGCGTGCCGTTCGGCGTGCTGCCGCTCGGGACGCTGAACCACTTCGCCAAGGACCTCGGCATCCCGCTCGACCTCGACGCGGCCGTGCGCAATCTGGCGACGGGCCGGCCGGTGAAGGTCGACGTGGGCGAGGTCAACGGCCGCATCTTCCTCAATAATTCGAGCCTCGGGCTGTATCCGGATATCGTGCGCGACCGCGAAAAGCAGCAGCGCCGCCTCGGCCGCGGCAAGTGGACCGCGGCCGCGTGGGCCGCGCTGGCCGCACTGCGCCGCTATCCGTTCCTGTCGATGCGGCTCGACGTCAACGGCGAACGCCTTGCCCGGCGCACGCCGTTCGTCTTCATCGGCAATAATGCCTACACGATGCAGGGCCTGTCGATCGGCGAACGGGCGCGCCTCGACGAAGGCGTGCTGAGCCTGTACGTGGCCCAGCATCCGACGCGCCTGGGCCTGCTGCGCTTCGCCATCGACGCCTTGTGCGGCCGCCTCGGCGAGGAGCGCAACTTCGACGTGCTGACGGCGCCCGCGTTCGACATCGACACGCACCGCAAGCACCTGCTCGTGGCGACGGACGGCGAGGTCACGGCCATGAGCCCGCCGCTGCGCTACCGGATGCGGCCTGGCGCACTGACCGTGCTCGTGCCGCCGGCGGAGAATGGCAACCATCACAGCTGA
- a CDS encoding sulfate ABC transporter substrate-binding protein has translation MFNKRAAAAFVAGFVAVASLGQSIAHAADITLLNVSYDPTRELYQDIDAAFARQYKVKTGDNVIVRQSHGGSGKQARSVIDGLQADVVTLALAYDIDAISERGLIAHNWQQRLEHRSTPYASTIVFLVRKGNPKHIRDWADLARPGVAVITPNPKTSGGARWNYLAAWGYALRQPGATETSARAYVTKLYKNVPVLDSGARGATTTFVERGIGDVLIAWENEALLAVKELGPDRFEVVAPSVSILAEPPVAVVDKVVDKRGTRAVAEAYLKYLYSAEGQQIAAKHYYRPVVEPYAKQYAAQFPAIKLFTIAEIAGDWTKAQKTHFADGGVFDRIYQPGGR, from the coding sequence ATGTTCAATAAAAGGGCCGCTGCTGCCTTCGTTGCAGGATTCGTCGCTGTCGCCTCGCTGGGCCAGTCCATCGCACACGCGGCGGACATCACCCTGCTGAACGTGTCGTACGACCCGACCCGTGAGCTGTACCAGGACATCGACGCCGCGTTCGCGCGCCAGTACAAGGTCAAAACGGGCGACAACGTCATCGTCAGGCAATCGCACGGCGGCTCGGGCAAGCAGGCCCGTTCCGTGATCGACGGCCTGCAGGCCGACGTGGTCACGCTGGCCCTTGCGTATGACATCGATGCTATCAGCGAACGCGGCCTTATCGCGCACAACTGGCAGCAACGCCTGGAGCACCGCAGCACGCCGTATGCGTCGACCATCGTCTTCCTGGTCCGCAAAGGCAACCCGAAACACATCCGCGATTGGGCCGACCTCGCCAGGCCGGGCGTCGCCGTGATCACGCCGAACCCGAAAACGTCGGGCGGCGCGCGCTGGAATTATCTGGCGGCGTGGGGCTATGCGCTGCGCCAGCCGGGCGCGACGGAAACGTCCGCACGCGCGTACGTGACGAAGCTGTACAAGAACGTGCCGGTGCTCGATTCCGGCGCGCGCGGCGCCACCACCACGTTCGTGGAACGAGGCATCGGCGACGTGCTGATCGCATGGGAAAACGAAGCGCTGCTGGCCGTGAAGGAACTGGGTCCGGACAGATTCGAAGTCGTGGCGCCGTCCGTCAGCATCCTCGCGGAACCGCCCGTCGCCGTCGTCGACAAGGTCGTCGACAAACGAGGCACGCGCGCCGTGGCCGAGGCCTACCTGAAATACCTGTACAGCGCGGAAGGCCAGCAAATCGCCGCGAAGCATTACTATCGCCCCGTTGTCGAGCCGTATGCCAAGCAGTACGCCGCACAATTCCCGGCGATCAAGCTGTTTACGATCGCCGAGATCGCCGGCGACTGGACGAAGGCGCAGAAAACGCACTTCGCGGACGGCGGGGTGTTCGACCGCATCTATCAGCCGGGCGGCAGGTAA
- a CDS encoding lmo0937 family membrane protein — protein sequence MLYTIAVILIILWLLGLVTSYTVGGFIHILLVVAVIMILVRLISGRGI from the coding sequence ATGCTCTATACAATTGCCGTCATTCTCATCATTCTGTGGCTGCTCGGTTTGGTTACTTCCTATACCGTCGGCGGTTTCATCCATATCCTACTGGTCGTGGCCGTCATCATGATCCTGGTGCGCCTGATCAGTGGCCGAGGCATATAA
- a CDS encoding phosphatase PAP2 family protein, protein MLTTASSRLRRFLAARLSPEGEMGLHLTVGLALLLAAAWIFGVIAEDVVTGDTITLVDVRLARWFHDRATPGFTRAMLFVTHWNSIAGSCVMGALLAVWFWRRRAHYWLIVCLVAVPGGMVLNVALKHVFQRARPSFDDPLLSLLTYSFPSGHTAAATVLYGLLACYLVRRVHAWRGRVAIVLAAVAMVMLVALSRMYLGVHYLSDVLAAAAEGAAWLAICITAVSTLHRRRLARGETSWSEHAAEDLR, encoded by the coding sequence ATGCTGACGACCGCTTCTTCCCGCCTGCGCCGCTTCCTTGCCGCCCGCCTGTCGCCCGAGGGCGAGATGGGGCTGCATCTCACCGTCGGCCTCGCGCTGCTGCTGGCGGCGGCCTGGATCTTCGGCGTCATCGCCGAGGACGTCGTCACGGGCGACACGATCACGCTCGTCGACGTGCGCCTGGCCCGCTGGTTCCACGACCGCGCCACGCCCGGCTTCACGCGTGCGATGCTGTTCGTCACGCACTGGAACAGCATCGCCGGCTCCTGCGTCATGGGCGCGCTGCTGGCCGTGTGGTTCTGGCGCCGCCGTGCGCACTACTGGCTGATTGTCTGCCTCGTCGCGGTGCCCGGTGGCATGGTGTTGAACGTCGCGTTGAAGCACGTGTTCCAGCGTGCCCGCCCCAGCTTCGACGATCCGCTGCTGAGCTTGCTCACCTACAGCTTCCCCAGCGGCCATACTGCCGCGGCCACCGTGTTGTACGGGTTGCTCGCGTGCTATCTCGTGCGCCGCGTCCACGCGTGGCGCGGGCGCGTGGCAATCGTGCTGGCTGCCGTCGCGATGGTGATGCTCGTGGCGCTGTCGCGCATGTATCTCGGCGTGCACTATCTGTCGGACGTGCTGGCCGCGGCGGCGGAAGGCGCGGCGTGGCTGGCGATCTGCATCACGGCCGTCTCCACGTTGCACCGGCGCCGGCTGGCGCGGGGAGAGACTTCATGGAGCGAGCACGCGGCGGAGGACTTGCGATGA
- a CDS encoding site-specific recombinase, translating into MLPILERLDPDSDRIDLLVDLVDRLRPRRARDHGYAIARVRTLIQLLKGHPGQAWALRRYLTRLLETRRHTSLYSDVGILSNDGFFTELKKRIAYRILPPALDELYLSDTLDKVLCRDDDYQWIRAVPNADWLELFDVVANAVPPDGAAAPEAEPGRARQVVLAGLLDAIRTLSCRVCALGLEPRLIHAHMEIEEVDSPFLMQNIEANKYLDDYGRLTAGEVETMEDARHLLVMLDQCEDVVLKIRRGALASGTSVALTYVLVALTQSIDRLRKLLFLVDTSGELPSAPTVDVEALANEATPPSEPPTSLRRAAAVDLAQELAEAHNTKYEVRGLLRDNIDLLARNVTENASRTGEHYIAERRADLRGMFASSAGAGIIIGFMALIKILISYQHRAPLIEALFYSINYAAGFMLVHVLHFTIATKQPAMTAARIAAALHDTAQRGGGRGSGRRQVDVDSMAALVNKVFRTQIVAVLGNLATVIPVAWLIALAWYWIFGTHLVNPTKAEHLIADSHPWHSLALLHAAIAGVWLFVSGLVSGYYDNKALYTRMGRRVEQLRWLRRLLGAERRARFARYVEDNLGGLMGNFVFGVLMGTTATVGFLLGLPLDVRHVTFSSANFAIGFVGLGQRLDPETIAITFLGIALIGMVNLLVSFGLALWVALRARKVRFHHGLKLLRALGRRLRAGPLDFFIGPRDLDEAPLSANTRGLK; encoded by the coding sequence ATGCTCCCGATACTCGAACGCCTCGATCCGGACAGCGACCGCATCGACCTCCTCGTCGACCTGGTCGACCGGTTGCGCCCGCGCCGCGCGCGCGACCACGGCTATGCGATCGCCCGGGTCCGCACGCTGATCCAACTCCTCAAGGGCCATCCCGGCCAGGCCTGGGCGCTGCGCCGCTACCTGACCCGTTTGCTGGAGACGCGCCGCCACACGAGCCTGTATTCCGACGTCGGCATCCTGTCGAACGACGGCTTTTTCACCGAGTTGAAAAAACGCATCGCCTACCGCATCCTGCCGCCCGCGCTCGACGAACTGTACCTGTCGGACACGCTCGACAAGGTCCTGTGCCGCGACGACGATTACCAGTGGATCCGCGCCGTGCCGAACGCCGACTGGCTCGAGCTGTTCGACGTGGTGGCGAACGCCGTGCCGCCGGATGGCGCGGCGGCGCCCGAAGCCGAGCCCGGACGCGCGCGCCAGGTCGTGCTGGCCGGCCTGCTCGATGCGATCCGGACATTGTCCTGCCGCGTCTGCGCACTGGGCCTGGAACCGCGCCTGATCCACGCCCACATGGAAATCGAGGAAGTGGACTCGCCCTTCCTCATGCAAAACATCGAGGCGAACAAATACCTCGACGACTACGGCCGCCTGACGGCGGGCGAAGTCGAGACGATGGAAGATGCGCGCCACCTGCTCGTGATGCTGGACCAGTGCGAGGACGTCGTGCTCAAGATCCGCCGTGGCGCCCTCGCTTCCGGCACGAGCGTCGCGCTGACCTATGTGCTCGTCGCGCTGACGCAGAGCATCGACCGCCTGAGGAAGCTCTTGTTCCTCGTCGACACGAGCGGAGAATTGCCGTCCGCGCCGACGGTCGACGTGGAAGCGCTGGCGAACGAGGCGACGCCGCCGTCGGAACCGCCGACGAGTCTGCGGCGCGCCGCGGCCGTCGACCTCGCGCAGGAACTGGCCGAGGCGCACAACACGAAGTACGAAGTGCGTGGCCTGCTGCGCGACAACATCGACCTGCTGGCCCGCAACGTGACGGAAAACGCGAGCCGCACGGGCGAGCACTACATCGCCGAACGGCGCGCGGACTTGCGCGGCATGTTCGCGTCGTCGGCCGGGGCCGGCATCATCATCGGCTTCATGGCGCTGATCAAAATCCTGATCTCGTACCAGCACCGGGCCCCCCTCATCGAAGCGCTGTTCTACAGCATCAACTACGCGGCCGGCTTCATGCTCGTGCACGTGCTGCACTTCACCATCGCCACCAAGCAGCCGGCGATGACGGCCGCGCGCATCGCCGCCGCATTGCACGACACGGCGCAGCGCGGCGGCGGACGGGGAAGCGGCCGGCGCCAGGTCGACGTCGACAGCATGGCGGCCCTCGTGAACAAAGTGTTCCGCACGCAGATCGTCGCCGTGCTGGGCAATCTCGCCACCGTCATCCCGGTCGCCTGGCTCATCGCCCTCGCCTGGTACTGGATCTTCGGCACGCACCTCGTCAACCCCACGAAGGCCGAGCACCTGATCGCGGACAGCCATCCGTGGCACTCGCTGGCGCTGCTGCACGCGGCCATCGCGGGCGTGTGGCTGTTCGTGTCCGGGCTCGTGTCCGGCTACTACGACAACAAGGCGTTATATACGCGGATGGGCCGGCGGGTGGAGCAGCTGCGCTGGCTGCGCCGCCTGCTCGGCGCGGAACGGCGCGCCCGCTTCGCCCGCTATGTCGAGGACAACCTCGGCGGCCTGATGGGCAACTTCGTGTTCGGCGTGCTGATGGGCACGACGGCCACCGTCGGATTCCTGCTGGGCCTGCCGCTGGACGTGCGCCACGTGACGTTCTCGTCGGCCAACTTCGCCATCGGTTTCGTCGGTCTCGGCCAGCGACTCGATCCGGAAACGATCGCCATCACCTTCCTGGGCATCGCGCTGATCGGCATGGTCAACCTGCTGGTGAGCTTCGGCCTCGCGCTGTGGGTGGCGCTGCGGGCACGCAAGGTACGCTTCCACCACGGGCTGAAGCTGCTGCGCGCGCTCGGCCGCCGGCTGCGCGCGGGGCCGCTCGATTTCTTCATCGGACCGCGCGACCTCGACGAGGCGCCGCTGTCCGCCAACACGAGAGGACTCAAATGA
- the cls gene encoding cardiolipin synthase gives MRSPSRLLRRLPLFAWLLALCFCCGVVACKSLPDVEPDMPAKATPTIATPKGTLPPNKASALVARRWANASGNLKALAALEEQATGVPLIAGNKVTLLFDGPATMREMMAAARAATSSINLETYIFDQDQIGNEFADVLIEKQRQGVAVNVVVDAVGAIATPVAFFDRMRQAGIRVLIFNPVNPAKARGKWELNNRNHRKLMVVDGKVAFTGGINISSTYANSSLFRSSQKPDQVDGNKVGWRDTHVKIEGPAVAPLQWSFINLWVQQEGGELPPAEYFPTLVPVGDKIVRVLASDPDHESDIYKALVVAISEAKKTIHITSAYFVPDQQIVDALIAAARRGVDVKLVLPGVSDHGLIRYAGQAFYDQLLAGGVHIYELQIAVLHAKTAVIDGGWSTIGSANIDRRSFIHNYELNVVVMDPAFGAAMESAFNEDLRDSKEVTLERWRHRPWSDRIKEWMSRLGEYWI, from the coding sequence ATGAGATCCCCGTCCCGACTCCTGCGCCGTCTGCCCTTGTTCGCCTGGCTGCTGGCCCTGTGCTTCTGTTGCGGCGTCGTCGCGTGCAAGTCGCTGCCGGACGTCGAGCCGGACATGCCCGCGAAAGCCACGCCCACCATCGCGACGCCGAAGGGTACGCTGCCGCCCAACAAGGCGTCCGCCCTCGTCGCGCGGCGCTGGGCCAATGCGAGCGGCAACCTGAAGGCGCTGGCGGCGCTGGAAGAACAGGCGACGGGCGTGCCCCTCATCGCCGGCAACAAGGTCACCCTGCTGTTCGACGGCCCCGCGACGATGCGCGAGATGATGGCGGCCGCGCGCGCCGCCACGAGTTCCATCAACTTGGAGACGTACATCTTCGACCAGGACCAGATCGGCAACGAGTTCGCCGACGTCCTGATCGAAAAACAGCGCCAGGGCGTGGCCGTGAACGTGGTGGTCGACGCCGTGGGCGCCATCGCCACGCCGGTCGCCTTCTTCGACCGCATGCGCCAGGCCGGCATCCGTGTGCTGATCTTCAATCCGGTGAACCCGGCCAAGGCGCGCGGCAAATGGGAGCTGAACAACCGCAACCACCGCAAGCTGATGGTCGTCGACGGCAAGGTCGCGTTCACGGGCGGGATCAATATCAGCAGCACGTATGCGAACAGCTCGCTGTTCCGCTCGAGCCAGAAGCCGGACCAGGTCGACGGCAACAAGGTCGGCTGGCGCGACACGCACGTCAAGATCGAAGGCCCGGCCGTCGCGCCGCTGCAATGGTCGTTCATCAACCTGTGGGTGCAGCAGGAAGGCGGCGAGCTGCCGCCGGCCGAGTATTTCCCGACGCTCGTGCCCGTCGGCGACAAGATCGTGCGCGTGCTCGCGTCCGACCCGGACCACGAATCGGACATCTACAAGGCGCTCGTCGTGGCGATCAGCGAGGCGAAGAAAACGATCCACATCACGTCGGCCTATTTCGTGCCCGACCAGCAGATCGTCGACGCCCTGATCGCGGCCGCGAGGCGCGGCGTCGATGTGAAACTCGTGCTGCCGGGGGTGTCGGACCACGGCCTGATCCGCTACGCGGGCCAGGCGTTCTACGACCAGTTGCTGGCCGGCGGGGTGCACATCTACGAGTTGCAGATCGCCGTGCTGCACGCCAAGACGGCCGTGATCGACGGGGGCTGGTCGACGATAGGCTCGGCCAACATCGACCGGCGCAGCTTCATCCACAACTACGAGCTGAACGTCGTCGTGATGGACCCGGCGTTCGGCGCCGCGATGGAAAGCGCGTTCAACGAAGACTTGCGCGATTCGAAGGAGGTCACCTTGGAACGGTGGCGGCACCGGCCGTGGTCGGATCGGATCAAGGAGTGGATGTCGCGGCTCGGCGAGTACTGGATCTGA